The Elusimicrobiota bacterium genomic sequence TGCGCGTTAAGGTGAGTGGCTAGGAACTGCGGCGTGGGAACTCTCCGTCCAAGGCGTTGCGGCAGATGGCGGCCAACTCGGGAGACGAGCCGGAGCCTTCCATCAGCCAGATCAAATAATCCCGGTCGATCCGGGCGACTTCCTGAAGGGAATGGCCTTTGTGCTTGCCGAAATTAAAATGCGCCTGGCCGTGGCGCCAGGAAAACTTCCCCTCGCCGTCGACGAAACGGCTGTCCAACGCGTTACAGAACGCGTGCAAGGCGTCAACGTCCTTGGGCAAATCCGGATACATGTCGAGCTGCCCGAAAAAAATATCCCTGGCCGCGGCCGTGTCCGCTTGCGCGCTGTGATGAGACTCCAGAGTTTTTCGGCAATAAAATTTATAGGCGGCCGCCAAATCACGGGATTCTTTTTTGTGGAAAATTTTCATGGCGTCGATGATGCGCCGTCTCTCCGCGCCCAAGGACAGGCCGGCGCGGGCCAATTCATTGGCCAGCATCGGCACGTCGAAACGCGCGATATTGTAGCCTCCCAAATCCGCGTCCGTTAAAAATTGCTCGACTTTGGGGGCCACAGCCTTGAAAAACGGAGCATTGCGCACATCCGCGTCGGAAATGCCATGGATGGCCGTGGATTCGGGCGGGATGGGAATGCCCGGATTGATCCTGCTGGTAAAATTTTCATCGAGACCGTCGGGCGTGACGCGGATCAAACAAATCTCGACGATCCGGTCCATGGCCGTGTCCAAGCCCGTGGCTTCCAAATCAAGAAAAACGAGGGGGCGCTTCAAAAATTCTCTGCTTTTAGAAACGGTCGCGGGAACATCCGCCGGCCTGTCGACCGAAGAAGGGGCCGACGGCTCAGGTTCCGGGTCGCTGAATAAGGGGCCGAACGCGCCGAGGTTGGAACTTTTATTTTTTTTCATCGCTTGAATACCTTCTTAAAAAAGCCCTCATTGTCTTCTTCGAAACTTTTCTCAAGATGCTCCAGCAGCTCTTTCTGATGGCCGCTCAAGTCTTTAGGGACATTGACCGAAACGCGCACGAACAAATCGCCGTGGCCCCGTCCCTGAAAACGCGGCATGCCGCGCTCGCGGATGCGCAGCATGGTGGCGTTTTGCGTTCCGGCCGGAACCTTGACCCGCGTTTTCTCCCCGTTCAACGTCGGAACTTCGATCTCGCAACCTAACGCCACTTTAGGAAAAGTCAGTCGCACGTCATGGACCAAATCATCACCGTTGCGCTCGAAGCGCGGATCATCCTTGACCACGACGTGCACGTAAAGATCGCCGGGCGTCGCGCCCCGCTCGCCGGCGTCGCCCGCTCCGCTGATCCTCAATGTGGTGCCTGTGGCGATGCCCGGCGCGATGCGCAACCTGACCTCCACCGCTTTTTCCACGCGCCCGGCGCCGCCGCAAAAATTGCAGAGGCTCTCCACAATATGGCCTTCTCCATGGCAACGATTGCAGGCTTGCGATAAGGCGAAAAAGCCGTGCACCATCTGAATCTTTCCGGAGCCGTGGCAAGTCGGGCAGGTTTTAGGGGTGGTTCCCGGTTTCGCGCGCGTGCCGTGACACTTTGGGCAGGCTTCCCTCTTTTTCACTTTCAACGGCATCTCGGTTCCCCGGTAAGACTCTTCCAAAGTCACGTTGAGCTCGTATTTTAAATCCGCGCCTTTATGAACGCGCCGCGAGCGGCGGGCGCCGCCAAAGAGGCCCTCAACCACATCCTCGAAGATATCCCCAAACCCGAAATCTCCGGCGCCCCCGAACCCTTGAGCCCCGCCCGGACCGCCGGCAGCTCCTGATTCAACGCCGGCGAAACCGTATTGATCGTAAAGCTGACGCTTTCTGGCGTCGCTTAGGATTTCGTAAGCGGCATTGATTTCCTTGAAGCTGTTTTCAGCCTCTTGGGATCCCGGATTCCGGTCGGGATGATACTTAAGGGCGAGTTTTCGAAAAGCCCGCTTAAGTTCTTCTTCCGTGGCGTTTCTGGGAACGTCTAAAACTTCATAAGGATCGCGCGGCACTCGTTACTGGCCCCCTTCTTTAGGCTCTTCAACAACCTCAGCGTCCACGACTTTATCCTTGCCGTTTTCGGATTTGGCGCCGCCTGCGGCGCCGGCAGCAGCACCCGCGGCTGATTTTGCCTGGGCGTCCTTGTAAACGGCTTCGGCCAATTTATGGCTGGCGCCCAAGAGCTTTTCCTTGGCCTGGCGCAATTTCACGGCATCGTCTTCTTTCAACGCATTTTTGGCGGCTTCCAGCTCGCGCTCTACGGCCAATCGTTCTTCCTGCGAAATTTTATCGCCGTAATCCTTCAAGGCCTTTTCCGTGGCGTACACCGCCGTATCCAATTCGTTCTTGGCCTCGATGACTTCCTTGTTCTTCTTGTCTTCATCGGCGAATCGCTCCGCTTCTTTGACGAATTTATCGATCTCGGCTTTATCCAGCTTATTAGGCGCGCTCACTGAAATTCTCTGCTCCTTGCCCGTACCCAAATCCTTGGCCATAACATGGATGATGCCGTTGGCGTCGATGTCGAAGGTTACCTCGATTTGAGGCAAACCTCTGGGCGCCGGAGGAATCCCGACCAAATCAAAACGGCCCAGCGACACGTTGTCTTTGGCCATCGGGCGCTCGCCTTGGAGCACTTGCACGGTCACCGCGGTCTGATTATCGGCCGCCGTTGAGAATGTCTGGGATTTTTTGACCGGGATCGTGGTGTTTCGCTCGATCAGCGGGGTAAATATCCCGCCCAACGTCTCGATCCCTAAAGTCAAGGGGGTCACGTCCAACAACAAAATATCCTTGACCTCGCCGGTCAGCACGGCGGCTTGAATACCGGCGCCCATGGCCACGCACTCCATGGGATCGATGCCGCGCTCGACTTTTTTGCCCACGTAATCCTCGACGAAGCGCTGCACGATGGGCATGCGCGTCGGGCCGCCGACCAAAATGATGCGCGTGATGTCCGCAGGTTTTAATTTTCCGTCGGAAAATGCCTGATCAATGGATTCCCTGCAGCGTTTGACGATGGATTCCACGAGGCTCTCCAAGGTCGAACGCGTCAATTTCATGGCCAAATGCTTGGGGCCTTCCTTGGTGTTGGCCACGAAGGGGATGTTCAAGTCCGTCTCAAAAAGATTGGACAACTCGATTTTGGCCTTTTCGCAGGCTTCCCGGACCCGCTGCATGGCCTGGGCGTCGTTTTTCAAATCCACGCCGGACTCTTTGCGGAATTGCCCGGTGACATGATCGACCAAAGTATTATCCATGTCCGTGCCGCCCAACTGAGTGTCGCCCGACGTCGAAATCACTTCAAAAACCCCGTGGCCGAACTCCATGACCGTGACGTCCAGCGTGCCGCCGCCCAGATCAAAGACCATGATTTTTTCTTCTTTGCCTTTTTTATCAAGCCCATAAGCCAAACAGGCGGCCGTGGGCTCATTGACGATGCGCACGACTTCCAAACCCGCGATTTGCCCGGCGTCTTTGGTGGCCTGGCGCTGGTTATCATTGAAATACGCCGGGACCGTGATCACGGCTTTCTCGACTTTATCGCCTAAAAACGCCTCGGCGTCGCGTTTGACCTTTTGCAAAAGGAAAGCGGACAATTGCTGGGGCGTGTAATCCTTGCCCTGCAAATGGTATTTGAAATCCGTGCCCATTTTGCGCTTAAACGCCGCCGCCGTTCCCTCAGGATTGGCCACGGCCTGACGCCGGGCGGGCTCGCCGACTAAGAGCTGGTTGTCCTTGGTGAACGCGACGTAGGACGGGAAGGCTTTGCCCCCCACGGTGGTTCCTTCCGCGCTGGGGACGATGACGGATTTCCCGCCTTCCATCACCGCAGCCGCGGTATTGGATGTTCCGAGATCGATACCGATAATCTTTGACATAACATGCCTCCTATGACTTCAATGAATCCTTGCTGTTTTTGGCCTTAGCCGAGACCACGATGCGCGCCGGCCGCAGTAGGCGGCCGCCCAGACGATAGCCGTCCTGTTGGACGCGCACGATCAGGCCCTCATCAGCCGATCCTTCCTCAATGCCCACGACTTCATGGCAGAGGGGATCATAACGCTCTCCGGCCTTAGCCGGGACTTTCGTCAAACCTTGGTCCGAAAAAATCTTCTCGATATTTTTAACGATGAGCAAGAACCCTTCTTTAACCTTTGGGTCGACGGTTTTAGACGCCTCAAGAAGGCCCAGCCCCTGACAAAGCTGCTCGTAAACGGGCAAGAAAAGGCCCAGCGCGCTGCTGACGGCGAATCCCATGATGTCGGCTTTCTCTTTTTCCACACGCTTGCGGTAATTGTCGAGATCGGACATCGCCCGCAGCCATTGATCCTTGAATTCATCAGCGAGCCTGACCTTTTCGGCCAAGGCCTGGCGGGCCAACTCCACCTCCGCCAATTTCTCGGCGCGCGCTGAATCCTCGACGGAGGGCGCCGCCTCAGGCGTTGTCTGTCGGACCGATTCGTTTTGCTGCGTCATCGGGCAACAACCCTCCCTTGCCGTGCTCGGCGCTGATGGTTAATTTCTCCAGCGCCTTTTGCAAAGCGCGGTGCACGGCTTCCACCAAAGACACCATGCGGCCGTATTCCATACGCTTGGGGCCTAAGATGCCCAAAACCCCGACCGTATGATCCTCGGTCTCGAACGACCGGGCGACCACCGCCAAATCTTTGAATTCCGGGGAAGACGCCTCCCTCCCAATCACGACCGAAACGCTTTTATGCGCTTTGGCCTCGGCCCGTTCCACCTCTTTCTTCAGAAGCGCCATCATTTCATCGCGGTTCTCCAGAGTATCGGCCAATCGCCTCATGGTGACCGAAGCTCCGCTGAAATCAGGGGAGGTCAGCACATTGGCCGCGCCCTCCAACAAAAGCGCCCCGTCGTTTTCTTGTTTGGCCATGGCCGCGACCGGCTCCATAAACGCCCGAAGGATATCCCGGGTGCTGCGAAGCTCCTCCTCGATCTTGTCGCTGACCTGGGCTTCAAAACCCAGGCATAATTCCTGGAACGTTCTTCCCTGAAAAGAATCGTTCACCCAACGGGATACCCGGCGCAATTCATCCTCGCTGAAATCGCGGGACGCATCCACCAAACGTGAACGCGCCAATCCGTTTTTCGCCACCAAAACCAGCAGGACCCGGCCCTGGCCGCAGGGGATCAACTCCATTCTTTGCAGGACGCTGACGTCGAGTTTTGGTTTTAAAACAAAACCGGCATGATGGGACAGATAAGCCAGCATATAGGAAGTTTGGGAAAGGACTGATTCGATCTCCCCCATGCGCTTGCGGTATTCTTCCTCGATGCGAACTTGCTCAGCCTCCAAAACTTCCTGAAGACCGAGGAGATAATCCACATAATAACGGTAGCCTTTATCCGTCGGGACGCGGCCGGCCGATGTATGCGGCTGGGTCAATAAACCCTCCTGCTCGAGATCATGAAGAAGATTCCTGACGGTCGCGGAGGAAAGATCCATGCCGTCCACTTTCGAAACCGTAGAGCTGGCCACAGGATCACCGGAATGGATGTACTCCAAAATAACGGCTTGCAGCAAACGCTTGCGGCGCCTTTGCCGCTCTTTTTCTTCCAAAATTCTCATGTAATTAAATGTCTTTTGATAATTAGCAGTTAAACGCCAAGACTGCTAATATTCTAACACATGGGGTATTCAACCGCAATTTATATAATCTCTGAAGTGACCATTTGCACCTTGATTGATCAATTTCAAGGTGTACACTTGATCATCGATGACAAAGAGCACAAAACGATCATAACTTTGGGAGGGACAAAAACATGAACAAAAAAATGAAACTGTTCGCTTTTTTAGCGCTCGGCGGATTGATGGGCGTGACTTCTCTTCAAGCCCAAACGCCGGATGAAACACCCAGCGGCACAATCCCGGCTGACCCGACGCCCGGCGAGCCAGGAGCCACGCCCGCCAGCCCGGCCCTGAAAAACGCCGAAGGCGGCCCCG encodes the following:
- a CDS encoding nucleotide exchange factor GrpE gives rise to the protein MTQQNESVRQTTPEAAPSVEDSARAEKLAEVELARQALAEKVRLADEFKDQWLRAMSDLDNYRKRVEKEKADIMGFAVSSALGLFLPVYEQLCQGLGLLEASKTVDPKVKEGFLLIVKNIEKIFSDQGLTKVPAKAGERYDPLCHEVVGIEEGSADEGLIVRVQQDGYRLGGRLLRPARIVVSAKAKNSKDSLKS
- the dnaJ gene encoding molecular chaperone DnaJ, whose translation is MPRDPYEVLDVPRNATEEELKRAFRKLALKYHPDRNPGSQEAENSFKEINAAYEILSDARKRQLYDQYGFAGVESGAAGGPGGAQGFGGAGDFGFGDIFEDVVEGLFGGARRSRRVHKGADLKYELNVTLEESYRGTEMPLKVKKREACPKCHGTRAKPGTTPKTCPTCHGSGKIQMVHGFFALSQACNRCHGEGHIVESLCNFCGGAGRVEKAVEVRLRIAPGIATGTTLRISGAGDAGERGATPGDLYVHVVVKDDPRFERNGDDLVHDVRLTFPKVALGCEIEVPTLNGEKTRVKVPAGTQNATMLRIRERGMPRFQGRGHGDLFVRVSVNVPKDLSGHQKELLEHLEKSFEEDNEGFFKKVFKR
- a CDS encoding 3'-5' exonuclease; this encodes MKKNKSSNLGAFGPLFSDPEPEPSAPSSVDRPADVPATVSKSREFLKRPLVFLDLEATGLDTAMDRIVEICLIRVTPDGLDENFTSRINPGIPIPPESTAIHGISDADVRNAPFFKAVAPKVEQFLTDADLGGYNIARFDVPMLANELARAGLSLGAERRRIIDAMKIFHKKESRDLAAAYKFYCRKTLESHHSAQADTAAARDIFFGQLDMYPDLPKDVDALHAFCNALDSRFVDGEGKFSWRHGQAHFNFGKHKGHSLQEVARIDRDYLIWLMEGSGSSPELAAICRNALDGEFPRRSS
- the dnaK gene encoding molecular chaperone DnaK, which translates into the protein MSKIIGIDLGTSNTAAAVMEGGKSVIVPSAEGTTVGGKAFPSYVAFTKDNQLLVGEPARRQAVANPEGTAAAFKRKMGTDFKYHLQGKDYTPQQLSAFLLQKVKRDAEAFLGDKVEKAVITVPAYFNDNQRQATKDAGQIAGLEVVRIVNEPTAACLAYGLDKKGKEEKIMVFDLGGGTLDVTVMEFGHGVFEVISTSGDTQLGGTDMDNTLVDHVTGQFRKESGVDLKNDAQAMQRVREACEKAKIELSNLFETDLNIPFVANTKEGPKHLAMKLTRSTLESLVESIVKRCRESIDQAFSDGKLKPADITRIILVGGPTRMPIVQRFVEDYVGKKVERGIDPMECVAMGAGIQAAVLTGEVKDILLLDVTPLTLGIETLGGIFTPLIERNTTIPVKKSQTFSTAADNQTAVTVQVLQGERPMAKDNVSLGRFDLVGIPPAPRGLPQIEVTFDIDANGIIHVMAKDLGTGKEQRISVSAPNKLDKAEIDKFVKEAERFADEDKKNKEVIEAKNELDTAVYATEKALKDYGDKISQEERLAVERELEAAKNALKEDDAVKLRQAKEKLLGASHKLAEAVYKDAQAKSAAGAAAGAAGGAKSENGKDKVVDAEVVEEPKEGGQ
- the hrcA gene encoding heat-inducible transcription repressor HrcA, yielding MRILEEKERQRRRKRLLQAVILEYIHSGDPVASSTVSKVDGMDLSSATVRNLLHDLEQEGLLTQPHTSAGRVPTDKGYRYYVDYLLGLQEVLEAEQVRIEEEYRKRMGEIESVLSQTSYMLAYLSHHAGFVLKPKLDVSVLQRMELIPCGQGRVLLVLVAKNGLARSRLVDASRDFSEDELRRVSRWVNDSFQGRTFQELCLGFEAQVSDKIEEELRSTRDILRAFMEPVAAMAKQENDGALLLEGAANVLTSPDFSGASVTMRRLADTLENRDEMMALLKKEVERAEAKAHKSVSVVIGREASSPEFKDLAVVARSFETEDHTVGVLGILGPKRMEYGRMVSLVEAVHRALQKALEKLTISAEHGKGGLLPDDAAKRIGPTDNA